One stretch of Microvirga lotononidis DNA includes these proteins:
- a CDS encoding YdeI/OmpD-associated family protein, which translates to MVGTRHTPLAFQTAAELGEWLAAHHQSATELWVRIFKSGASRPSVTWADCVVEAIRFGWIDGQKLPFDTESFLQRLTPRMPKSNWSAKNCAHATTLIAEDRMAPAGLAQVEAAKADGRWDKAYAGSATMTIPQDFLDALEARPKAKAFFLTLDRKNLYPIYYRLHTAKKPETRAKRMELMLAQLERGERFH; encoded by the coding sequence ATGGTTGGCACACGGCATACGCCTCTGGCGTTTCAGACGGCTGCTGAGCTGGGTGAGTGGCTTGCGGCGCATCATCAGTCGGCCACGGAGCTCTGGGTCAGGATCTTCAAGTCAGGCGCGAGCAGGCCCTCTGTCACGTGGGCGGATTGCGTGGTCGAGGCGATCCGCTTCGGATGGATCGATGGGCAGAAGCTGCCGTTCGATACGGAGTCGTTCCTGCAGCGCCTGACGCCCAGGATGCCTAAGTCCAACTGGTCGGCCAAGAACTGCGCTCATGCGACGACGCTGATTGCGGAAGATCGGATGGCTCCGGCCGGATTGGCGCAGGTGGAGGCCGCGAAGGCCGACGGTCGGTGGGACAAGGCCTATGCCGGCTCGGCGACGATGACGATCCCGCAGGACTTCCTCGACGCCCTGGAAGCAAGGCCGAAGGCGAAGGCGTTCTTCCTGACGCTCGACCGCAAGAACCTTTACCCGATCTATTATCGCCTTCACACGGCGAAGAAGCCCGAGACGCGGGCCAAGCGGATGGAATTGATGCTGGCCCAGCTGGAACGCGGCGAGCGGTTTCACTGA
- a CDS encoding glutathione S-transferase family protein — MGLLIDGVWHDQWYDTKGTGGRFVRKPSAFRNWVTPNGSPGPSGNGGFKAEPGRYHLYVSLACPWAHRTLIMRKLKGLEGAIDISVVHWRMLEHGWTFEDGPGVVPDPIHRAQYLYQVYTAAVPDYTGRVTVPVLWDKATGTIVNNESAEIIRMLNSAFDGVGAIPGDYWPDDLRSEIDALNGRIYDNVNNGVYKAGFATTQQAYEEAVRPLFETLDVLDERLSSRRYLCGDRLTEADIRLFTTLVRFDPVYVGHFKCNLRRIADYPHLSGYLRDIYQTGGIAGTVNMTHIKGHYYESHRTINPTGVVPLGPILDLDAPHGRERI; from the coding sequence ATGGGATTGCTGATCGACGGGGTCTGGCACGACCAATGGTACGATACCAAAGGCACCGGCGGGCGTTTCGTCCGCAAGCCGTCGGCCTTTCGCAACTGGGTCACGCCCAACGGCTCCCCCGGGCCTTCCGGCAATGGAGGGTTCAAGGCGGAGCCGGGGCGCTACCACCTCTATGTCTCCCTCGCCTGTCCCTGGGCGCACCGCACCCTGATCATGCGCAAGCTGAAAGGGCTCGAGGGGGCGATCGACATCTCCGTCGTTCACTGGCGCATGCTCGAGCACGGCTGGACCTTCGAGGACGGGCCGGGCGTCGTTCCCGATCCGATCCACCGGGCGCAATATCTCTACCAGGTCTATACTGCGGCGGTGCCCGACTATACCGGCCGCGTGACGGTTCCGGTGCTCTGGGACAAGGCGACCGGCACCATCGTGAACAACGAATCCGCCGAAATCATCCGCATGCTGAATTCGGCCTTCGACGGCGTGGGAGCGATCCCGGGCGACTACTGGCCGGACGACCTGCGCTCCGAGATCGACGCCCTTAACGGGCGGATCTACGACAATGTCAACAACGGGGTCTACAAGGCCGGTTTCGCGACGACGCAGCAGGCCTATGAAGAGGCGGTCCGTCCGCTGTTCGAGACGCTCGATGTCCTCGACGAGCGCCTGTCCTCACGGCGCTATCTCTGCGGCGACCGGCTGACCGAGGCCGACATCCGGCTCTTCACCACATTGGTGCGCTTCGATCCGGTCTATGTGGGCCATTTCAAGTGCAACCTGCGCCGCATCGCCGATTACCCGCATCTCTCGGGCTACCTGCGCGACATCTACCAGACGGGCGGCATCGCCGGGACCGTGAACATGACGCATATCAAGGGGCATTATTACGAGAGCCACAGGACCATCAATCCGACGGGCGTCGTGCCGCTGGGCCCGATCCTGGATCTCGACGCGCCGCATGGGCGGGAGCGGATCTAG
- a CDS encoding tyrosine-type recombinase/integrase, translating into MLSEVTPRTCRDYADTRTKGGARRDLEDLRAAINHHARRNLHVGLVIVDLPEKGKAREEWLTRDEVARLVWVCYRHGRTVRLPRGRNKGAVVESQWHDLRHLARFILFSLYTGSRSGAVLSASLYKGQGRSYIDLEHGVFYRLAEGKRETNKRQPPVRLPPRLIAHIRRWQAKGLIATHIVEWDGVPVKSVKVAWARALKLAKITKKAPPHTLRHTAATWLMQQGVDKWEAAGFLGMSTDDPAWTDRKQPPDRAADAASAITRKRRKSSP; encoded by the coding sequence ATGCTGTCGGAGGTGACGCCGCGCACGTGTCGGGACTATGCCGACACGCGGACGAAGGGCGGGGCCCGGCGCGATCTGGAGGACTTGCGGGCGGCGATCAACCACCACGCCAGACGCAACCTGCATGTCGGGCTGGTGATTGTGGATCTGCCGGAGAAGGGCAAGGCTCGCGAGGAGTGGTTGACCCGCGACGAGGTCGCCCGGCTGGTATGGGTCTGTTATCGGCACGGCCGCACGGTTCGGCTCCCGAGGGGGCGCAACAAGGGCGCTGTGGTCGAAAGCCAGTGGCACGACCTGAGGCACCTTGCCCGCTTCATCCTGTTCTCGCTTTACACGGGAAGCCGATCAGGGGCGGTGCTCAGCGCCTCGCTCTACAAGGGTCAGGGCCGCAGCTACATCGATCTGGAGCATGGCGTCTTCTACCGGCTGGCCGAGGGCAAGCGGGAGACGAACAAGAGACAACCGCCTGTGCGCCTGCCGCCACGCCTCATCGCCCATATCCGCCGCTGGCAGGCCAAGGGGCTGATCGCCACGCATATCGTGGAATGGGACGGAGTGCCGGTGAAGTCGGTCAAGGTTGCCTGGGCGCGTGCTCTGAAGCTGGCCAAGATCACGAAGAAGGCGCCGCCGCATACGCTCCGGCATACGGCCGCCACGTGGCTGATGCAGCAGGGCGTGGACAAGTGGGAGGCGGCCGGGTTCCTCGGCATGTCCACCGACGATCCGGCCTGGACCGATAGGAAGCAACCTCCGGATCGTGCGGCCGATGCGGCGAGCGCGATCACCCGGAAAAGACGCAAATCATCGCCGTAA
- a CDS encoding adenylate/guanylate cyclase domain-containing protein — protein MSSSLPPAFSDDLLTMARSLDAESLARVIALRDWLITVAGQMEDSNEVLSGFLNRLIELGLPIDRAVSAIETLHSEYAGIGRFWTREEGTVVRYLPHGDRRETVYQTSPFAHVNRTGEWLVLDLANTPDDLFPIIPELKEAGYRHYVTIPIRFTNGAENAISFATRTPQGFGIRELTILRMVIPSFSLVTELRATSNRLDEVLRIYVGDDPHKAILSGAIQRGQVTRIRSAILFADMRDYTHISSTLSPESAVDLLNNYFDCLVPPIEDEGGEVLKYLGDGLLAIVRDKGDDTGGAAQSALTAATKALRRIEAANNEGRFPVPINVGLALHHGDAAYGNVGSGQRLDFTVIGRDVNLASRIAELNKRLGEPLLMSKPFVEHLWGNPSPLGAHEVEGFAEAIEVYKP, from the coding sequence ATGTCATCCTCCCTCCCGCCGGCCTTCTCGGACGATCTCCTGACCATGGCGCGAAGCCTCGACGCGGAAAGCCTCGCGCGGGTCATCGCCCTGCGGGACTGGCTGATCACGGTGGCGGGCCAGATGGAGGATTCGAACGAGGTCCTGTCCGGCTTCCTCAACCGGCTGATCGAGCTCGGCCTGCCCATCGACCGGGCGGTTTCCGCCATCGAGACGCTGCATTCGGAATATGCCGGCATTGGGCGGTTCTGGACCCGGGAGGAGGGGACGGTCGTTCGCTACCTGCCGCACGGCGATCGTCGGGAGACCGTCTATCAGACGAGCCCCTTTGCCCATGTGAACCGCACGGGGGAGTGGCTCGTCCTCGATCTCGCGAACACCCCCGACGATCTCTTCCCGATCATTCCCGAGTTGAAGGAAGCGGGCTATCGCCACTATGTCACCATCCCGATCCGCTTCACCAACGGTGCGGAGAACGCGATCTCCTTCGCGACCAGGACACCGCAAGGGTTCGGCATCCGCGAGCTGACGATCCTGCGCATGGTGATCCCGTCCTTCTCCCTCGTGACCGAGCTGCGCGCGACGAGCAACCGGCTCGACGAGGTGCTGCGCATCTATGTGGGGGACGATCCGCACAAGGCGATTCTTTCCGGCGCCATCCAGCGCGGGCAGGTGACGCGGATCCGTTCGGCCATCCTGTTCGCCGACATGCGCGACTACACGCATATCTCCTCGACCCTGAGCCCGGAAAGCGCGGTCGATCTCCTGAACAACTATTTCGATTGCCTCGTGCCCCCCATCGAGGACGAGGGCGGCGAGGTGCTGAAATATCTCGGCGACGGGCTTCTCGCCATCGTGCGCGACAAGGGCGACGACACGGGAGGCGCCGCGCAATCGGCGCTGACCGCCGCCACCAAGGCCCTGCGGCGCATTGAGGCTGCCAACAACGAGGGGCGCTTCCCCGTGCCGATCAATGTGGGTCTCGCGCTCCACCACGGCGACGCGGCCTACGGCAACGTGGGCTCCGGCCAGCGCCTCGACTTCACGGTGATCGGCCGCGACGTGAACCTCGCGAGCCGCATCGCGGAGCTGAACAAGCGACTGGGTGAGCCTCTGCTCATGTCCAAGCCCTTCGTCGAGCATCTCTGGGGCAATCCTTCGCCCCTCGGCGCACATGAGGTCGAAGGTTTTGCGGAGGCGATCGAGGTCTACAAACCGTAG